The proteins below come from a single Holdemania massiliensis genomic window:
- a CDS encoding phage tail protein, whose protein sequence is MAETVNSIRINTRLKTDGIARDRKEIERQLKELAKDAESVKIGKEIDEQNAAIEKSAARVKKLQEAYEEAEKSARKMSEEAMKQTLNDPKAIDQSDRAAQAAMNALPASASVEDRDRAAQDAANEAMRQANQARLEGTKEYQKQIEKLDQINSKLQQEDQLQAEAASKISNKNIELEGALQRENAMSNSLDNELTKLDQKDQKLRSQAAKQAEVAQQTKETQKAAEKHNNSLKRGIKRIAKLSLGVLGVRMAYSAVRKIVSSVTDDNEKLKNTIDAIWAGLGSAFEPIINGLISGFATVLNYAFAIIKALTGINLISKANAKLAKKKKDGGSSGSKLASFDSSEVLNKSSGSGSDPTDTYLKEIDLGKQLTAIVERLKKLWDGVVKIVTNIGKAWKKAWDYAGNGQRIVTSLSNMLERMFECLEHIVESTVEWSESINFIPLVSSLAGLLESIEPLFSKLMESFEWFWDEIILPLSSFVIEDGLPAFFDLLSAALDLFNSVCETTRPVAEWLWDNLLGPIASWTGGTIVEVMGWLTEALQELSAWFDENGIGITEALIGFGEQVSRLWFEFIQPVLELVKIGVQLAIAFLKGLLEGFLGSVSNIIDDITLVLEGIINFITGIFTGNWEQAWIGVQQIFAGIWNGILDIVQGVIDGIVTGINAVIDAINSISVDIPDWVPFVGGSHFGMNLGHITGFDVTQFKWIPKLAQGAVLPPNKPFMAMLGDQTRGRNLEAPEDLIRQIIREESGSQGTTIVIKADGDLGALIRLLKLNIDEEDQRVGTKLVLEG, encoded by the coding sequence ATGGCAGAAACGGTAAATTCCATCCGCATCAATACCCGGTTGAAGACGGATGGGATCGCAAGGGACCGGAAAGAGATCGAACGACAACTAAAGGAATTAGCAAAGGATGCCGAATCGGTCAAAATCGGGAAAGAGATTGATGAACAGAACGCCGCAATCGAGAAGTCTGCAGCCAGAGTGAAGAAGCTGCAGGAAGCTTATGAAGAAGCAGAAAAAAGTGCTCGCAAAATGAGCGAAGAAGCAATGAAGCAAACTCTGAATGATCCGAAAGCTATTGACCAGAGTGATCGTGCAGCGCAAGCAGCAATGAATGCATTGCCGGCGTCTGCAAGTGTTGAAGATCGTGATCGTGCTGCTCAAGACGCTGCAAATGAGGCGATGCGGCAAGCAAATCAAGCTCGTCTGGAAGGAACTAAGGAATACCAGAAGCAGATTGAAAAGCTTGATCAGATCAACAGTAAACTGCAGCAGGAAGATCAGCTGCAGGCAGAAGCGGCATCTAAGATCAGTAACAAAAATATAGAGCTGGAAGGGGCTCTACAGCGAGAGAATGCCATGAGCAATTCACTCGATAACGAATTGACGAAGCTGGATCAGAAGGATCAGAAACTGCGCAGCCAAGCTGCAAAACAAGCTGAAGTAGCACAGCAAACAAAGGAAACACAGAAGGCTGCAGAGAAGCATAACAACTCTTTAAAAAGAGGGATTAAGCGGATCGCAAAACTAAGCCTTGGTGTACTAGGGGTACGAATGGCCTACAGTGCAGTCAGAAAAATCGTGTCTTCTGTGACTGACGATAACGAAAAACTGAAAAATACGATAGACGCCATCTGGGCTGGCTTAGGCAGCGCTTTTGAACCGATTATCAATGGATTGATCAGCGGATTTGCCACAGTATTGAATTATGCTTTTGCAATCATTAAAGCCTTGACTGGCATTAACCTGATCTCAAAAGCAAACGCCAAACTGGCAAAGAAAAAGAAGGATGGTGGATCCTCTGGCAGCAAGCTCGCCTCATTTGATAGCTCGGAAGTTTTAAACAAAAGTTCAGGATCTGGATCAGATCCAACGGACACCTATCTAAAAGAAATTGATCTGGGGAAACAGCTCACGGCGATTGTTGAGCGCTTAAAGAAGCTGTGGGATGGGGTTGTAAAGATTGTGACCAATATCGGGAAAGCGTGGAAGAAAGCCTGGGACTACGCGGGTAACGGTCAGCGGATTGTAACTTCTCTGTCCAATATGCTGGAGCGAATGTTCGAGTGTTTGGAACACATTGTGGAATCTACGGTGGAATGGTCAGAGTCGATTAACTTCATTCCGTTGGTTTCCAGTTTGGCAGGCTTACTGGAATCCATTGAACCTCTGTTCAGTAAACTCATGGAATCCTTTGAATGGTTCTGGGATGAGATCATTCTTCCGCTGTCCAGCTTTGTGATTGAGGATGGGTTGCCTGCGTTTTTTGATTTGCTGTCTGCAGCTTTAGATTTGTTTAATAGTGTATGCGAAACAACCCGACCGGTGGCAGAATGGCTCTGGGATAATTTGCTCGGCCCGATTGCCTCCTGGACTGGCGGAACGATCGTAGAAGTTATGGGCTGGCTAACCGAGGCTTTGCAGGAACTGTCTGCGTGGTTTGATGAAAATGGTATAGGAATCACCGAAGCGCTCATTGGTTTTGGAGAACAGGTTTCTCGCCTTTGGTTCGAGTTTATTCAACCGGTTTTAGAATTGGTGAAGATTGGAGTTCAGCTTGCGATTGCTTTCTTAAAAGGTTTGCTCGAAGGCTTTCTGGGGAGTGTCAGCAATATTATTGATGATATAACTTTAGTGCTTGAAGGCATTATCAACTTTATTACTGGCATTTTCACAGGGAATTGGGAACAAGCTTGGATTGGCGTACAACAGATCTTTGCCGGTATCTGGAACGGTATTTTAGACATCGTTCAGGGGGTCATTGACGGTATTGTTACCGGAATTAATGCTGTAATTGACGCAATCAATAGCATATCGGTGGACATTCCGGATTGGGTACCTTTCGTCGGTGGTTCCCATTTTGGCATGAACCTAGGACATATTACGGGTTTTGACGTGACTCAATTCAAATGGATTCCGAAGCTGGCTCAGGGCGCGGTATTGCCACCTAACAAGCCATTTATGGCCATGCTGGGCGATCAGACCCGTGGGCGAAACTTGGAAGCACCGGAAGATCTGATCCGTCAGATCATAAGAGAAGAATCCGGATCACAAGGAACAACGATTGTGATCAAAGCTGACGGTGACTTGGGAGCGTTGATTCGATTGCTGAAACTGAATATCGACGAAGAAGATCAGCGTGTGGGAACGAAGTTGGTACTGGAGGGATAA
- a CDS encoding Gp15 family bacteriophage protein, giving the protein MEYPKYIEVDGQRLELDTDYRTALKCFEVIEDPDIDDVERSLAVIYLLLNDIPKVDLNKVMELLLKYLSCGKAKDEAAGTQKDMDLKADENYIIASFASDYKIDLSSVESMHWWHFITLLDGLSGDCVLNRVREIRTCDLKDYKGKARERMAKAKTQLALPVKMTAEDQKALDKFDALFLSSENRLDDGDTLLDGGE; this is encoded by the coding sequence ATGGAATATCCAAAGTACATCGAAGTAGACGGCCAGCGCTTGGAGCTGGATACGGATTATCGAACCGCGCTTAAATGTTTTGAAGTGATTGAGGATCCAGACATTGACGACGTTGAGCGATCGCTGGCTGTGATTTATCTGCTGCTAAATGATATCCCTAAAGTGGATCTGAATAAAGTTATGGAGCTGTTGCTAAAATATCTGAGCTGCGGAAAAGCCAAAGACGAGGCCGCAGGAACACAGAAAGATATGGATTTGAAAGCTGATGAGAATTACATCATCGCGTCGTTTGCTTCTGACTATAAGATTGACCTATCAAGCGTGGAATCCATGCACTGGTGGCACTTTATCACACTGCTGGATGGCTTATCTGGGGATTGCGTGTTGAATCGTGTTCGAGAGATCAGAACCTGTGATCTGAAAGATTACAAGGGCAAGGCTAGAGAAAGAATGGCAAAAGCAAAAACACAGTTAGCTTTGCCTGTAAAAATGACAGCGGAAGATCAGAAAGCGCTCGATAAGTTTGATGCGCTTTTTTTGTCCTCAGAAAACAGATTGGATGATGGAGATACCCTCTTAGACGGAGGTGAGTAA
- a CDS encoding branched-chain amino acid aminotransferase — MHIHFIPAAQLKPKPESDFGFGKIFTDYMFEMDYDEQLGWHDAQIRPYGPLMLDPASLVLHYAQETFEGLKAYRTEDGRILLFRPEMNARRLIQSNQRLCMPEIPEALFLECLEALLRVERDWVPIAPSSLYIRPFVFATEAAVGVHPSSKYKFMILLSPVGAYYADGLNPVRIYVEDEYIRATPGGTGAVKCGGNYAASIIAQAQAARCGFSQVLWLDGKERKYVEEVGTMNAMFKIKGQLITAPLDGTILPGITRDSILHLMREHGLSVKERPLTIDELMEAGRTGQLEEAFGTGTAAVISPIGQLHYKGETIRIHNEKIGPLTQWLYDTLTGIQWGRIPDSYGWTHEIV, encoded by the coding sequence ATGCATATTCATTTTATCCCCGCCGCTCAGCTTAAACCCAAACCCGAGTCTGATTTTGGTTTCGGCAAAATTTTCACAGACTACATGTTCGAGATGGATTATGATGAACAGCTAGGCTGGCATGATGCTCAAATTCGTCCCTACGGACCGCTGATGCTGGATCCAGCTTCGCTGGTGCTGCACTACGCCCAGGAAACCTTTGAAGGACTAAAGGCTTACCGCACGGAAGACGGACGGATTTTATTATTTCGCCCAGAAATGAATGCCCGCCGGTTAATCCAATCCAATCAACGTTTATGCATGCCGGAAATTCCGGAAGCTTTATTTTTGGAATGCCTTGAAGCTTTGCTTCGAGTGGAACGAGATTGGGTTCCGATTGCCCCATCGTCGTTATACATCCGGCCATTTGTTTTTGCGACAGAAGCCGCTGTTGGTGTCCATCCTTCCAGCAAATACAAATTTATGATTCTTCTCTCGCCCGTCGGTGCCTATTATGCTGATGGATTGAATCCGGTCCGCATCTATGTTGAAGATGAATATATACGAGCAACTCCCGGCGGTACAGGCGCGGTTAAATGCGGTGGCAACTATGCCGCCAGCATTATCGCTCAAGCTCAAGCCGCGCGTTGTGGTTTTTCTCAGGTCTTATGGCTGGATGGAAAAGAACGGAAATATGTTGAAGAAGTCGGAACAATGAACGCAATGTTCAAAATTAAAGGACAGCTGATCACAGCGCCGTTAGATGGAACTATTCTCCCGGGGATTACCCGGGATTCAATTCTGCATCTGATGCGTGAACATGGTCTTTCCGTTAAAGAACGGCCGCTGACCATCGATGAATTGATGGAAGCCGGACGGACTGGACAACTTGAAGAAGCATTTGGAACTGGCACTGCGGCAGTCATCTCTCCTATTGGTCAACTTCATTACAAGGGTGAGACAATCCGAATCCACAACGAGAAAATCGGACCGCTGACCCAGTGGCTTTATGATACGCTGACAGGCATCCAATGGGGCCGGATTCCCGATTCTTACGGCTGGACCCACGAAATTGTTTAA
- a CDS encoding DUF6751 family protein, translating into MFPHTITVYRHQDDDSYSRTVIHGVYWYGSRSRTKSNKGVDQDAAVTVIIPFLDADVQPGDLIVKSEWKTVRSKAELEDVKEWITAESVSEHDVGSELDGITVKGS; encoded by the coding sequence ATGTTTCCTCACACAATAACTGTTTATCGGCATCAAGACGATGACAGTTATTCGCGGACGGTGATCCACGGTGTTTACTGGTATGGATCCCGGTCGCGGACAAAATCGAATAAAGGGGTGGATCAGGATGCCGCGGTGACGGTGATCATCCCTTTTCTTGACGCTGACGTCCAGCCAGGTGACCTGATTGTAAAGAGTGAATGGAAAACGGTCCGAAGTAAAGCTGAACTGGAAGACGTCAAAGAGTGGATCACCGCAGAGTCAGTATCGGAACACGATGTTGGCAGCGAACTTGACGGGATCACCGTGAAGGGGAGCTGA
- a CDS encoding CpaF/VirB11 family protein: MNDARIFDKIDFGVLSDLLVQEDIRDINCLNHNEIWVTSNHHGHYRLMDRSIPETEINRIANQVANKMEKEFNPGSPCLEGDIHDEELDLRVSAIHEELSVSGVTLALRKVSRASILSEDYLVESGFITRSALQFLIRCIRYRCNMIFVGETGSGKTEFLKFLATYIPVDQRIVTIEDSLEFNIKEIHPEASCSAFRVRPGFDYSAIIAMALRQNVNWILLQEARGKEVDDLLDAMSTGHTVLTTMHTRGADTVTTRIKQMMKNDAESMSSLEMRVYSLVDLVIHLKKETGKNGIVRSVDEIIEYLYDPKTRQCTQHVLYRARTGRLNRCSPDLQRRLAMTETKEKKTCAE, encoded by the coding sequence ATGAATGATGCGCGGATTTTCGACAAAATCGATTTTGGCGTGCTCAGTGATCTGCTTGTTCAGGAGGATATCCGCGACATCAACTGCCTGAATCATAATGAGATTTGGGTTACATCGAATCATCATGGACATTATCGATTAATGGACCGTTCTATTCCTGAAACAGAAATCAATCGGATTGCCAATCAAGTTGCGAATAAAATGGAAAAAGAATTCAATCCCGGCAGTCCCTGTCTGGAAGGCGATATTCATGATGAAGAACTGGATCTGCGCGTCAGCGCTATTCATGAAGAACTTTCGGTCAGCGGGGTGACGCTGGCTTTGCGTAAAGTATCCCGGGCCAGTATTCTCAGTGAGGATTATCTTGTGGAAAGCGGCTTTATCACCAGATCCGCACTGCAGTTTTTAATCCGCTGCATCCGATACCGCTGCAATATGATTTTTGTCGGGGAAACAGGAAGTGGAAAAACCGAGTTCCTGAAATTTCTGGCAACTTATATTCCCGTGGATCAGCGGATTGTAACCATTGAAGACTCCTTGGAATTCAATATTAAGGAAATTCATCCAGAGGCCTCGTGCAGTGCATTCCGAGTTCGGCCGGGCTTTGATTACTCTGCGATTATTGCGATGGCTTTGAGGCAGAATGTGAATTGGATCTTACTGCAGGAAGCTCGGGGTAAAGAAGTTGATGATCTTTTAGATGCCATGTCAACCGGTCATACCGTTTTGACGACGATGCATACCCGTGGGGCAGACACGGTAACGACGCGCATTAAACAAATGATGAAAAATGACGCAGAATCGATGAGCTCGCTGGAAATGCGTGTTTATTCTTTGGTTGATCTGGTCATACATCTGAAAAAGGAAACAGGAAAGAATGGAATCGTGCGCAGCGTTGATGAAATTATCGAATATCTCTACGATCCGAAAACCCGTCAGTGTACGCAGCACGTCCTTTACCGTGCCCGAACAGGCCGGCTTAATCGTTGTTCGCCTGACCTGCAGCGGCGCTTAGCGATGACGGAGACAAAGGAGAAGAAAACATGCGCGGAATGA
- a CDS encoding phage tail tube protein: MDKIKRVKLAHFLNTGTTAAPAWSRMNKGITELTTSFNPEVTTEKYIGDDNASNSIDSYAPNTPISMTAFKGDPIFEFVDNIRKTRATGEDCRAQLLNVNIYEEETGKYYAEKQDVLIQIDSFGGEGNVVIEYTMLYDGDPIQGTATITNGNVTFTEA; encoded by the coding sequence ATGGATAAGATCAAACGAGTAAAATTAGCTCATTTCTTAAACACCGGTACAACAGCTGCACCGGCGTGGTCAAGAATGAACAAAGGCATCACTGAATTGACGACATCATTTAATCCAGAGGTGACCACGGAAAAGTATATCGGTGACGACAATGCGTCAAACAGTATTGATTCTTACGCCCCAAATACGCCGATCAGCATGACAGCCTTTAAAGGCGATCCGATTTTTGAGTTTGTGGATAACATTCGGAAGACACGAGCGACGGGTGAAGACTGCCGGGCACAGTTGCTGAATGTAAATATCTATGAAGAAGAAACTGGAAAGTATTACGCTGAAAAACAGGATGTTCTGATTCAGATCGATTCTTTCGGCGGCGAGGGAAATGTCGTGATTGAGTATACGATGCTCTATGATGGTGACCCAATCCAAGGCACAGCAACAATCACAAATGGCAATGTAACATTTACAGAGGCATAG
- a CDS encoding minor capsid protein encodes MAQIYFDIDIHLAGTEALLRGLNLEQGGKAQKFFTSEIIRLSDKYVPFRTGVLKNSVHPEPDYSAILYTTPYARYHWFGKLMVDPITGKGSFFDAQEGLHWSRPNTQKVLTDRDMQYQGAPLRGPFWTERMWETEGDQILESTRLFIERNANL; translated from the coding sequence ATGGCACAGATTTATTTTGACATTGATATCCATCTGGCTGGAACGGAGGCTTTGCTGCGGGGATTAAATCTGGAACAAGGCGGAAAAGCTCAAAAGTTTTTTACTTCTGAGATCATCCGGCTATCAGATAAGTATGTGCCTTTTCGCACTGGTGTTTTGAAGAACAGCGTTCATCCTGAGCCGGATTACAGTGCGATTCTCTATACAACACCTTATGCCAGATATCACTGGTTCGGCAAGCTAATGGTGGATCCCATTACCGGTAAGGGATCCTTTTTTGACGCGCAGGAAGGTCTACACTGGTCAAGACCCAACACGCAGAAGGTTCTCACCGATCGGGATATGCAATACCAGGGAGCACCCCTGCGCGGACCTTTTTGGACAGAGCGGATGTGGGAAACGGAAGGCGATCAGATCCTGGAATCAACCCGCTTATTTATTGAAAGGAATGCAAATCTATGA
- a CDS encoding RcpC/CpaB family pilus assembly protein — protein MKKLKISGSFCQRYRLLLTLILTLLVGLCGYKVYEMTVQAAIDPILVPVAARYLKSGTVIQKADIQVIEVPRPIVLDGVEKDPDRLIGQAVDTYNAVAEGSLFYQELLIPKEDLHDVSAFPLLENEAAVTIDADIKTSYANSILPGHQIDLYFQGYATQADESEKRVLYGQLVSQARVIAVRDSTGKNIDAQSEKATSVIVVALSYEDADLVQRAKFFGTVLPMVTYGSLNPESQSEDFYDIVKMRELLYQKTIDVSLIKEEPKDE, from the coding sequence ATGAAAAAACTGAAAATTTCCGGCAGTTTCTGTCAGCGGTACCGCTTGCTTCTGACCTTGATTCTAACCTTGCTGGTGGGGTTGTGCGGTTATAAGGTTTATGAAATGACGGTGCAGGCGGCAATCGATCCGATTTTAGTTCCGGTGGCTGCCCGCTATCTTAAGTCAGGAACTGTAATTCAAAAAGCAGATATTCAAGTGATCGAAGTACCTCGTCCTATTGTTTTAGATGGTGTAGAAAAGGATCCTGACAGATTAATCGGCCAGGCGGTGGATACCTATAATGCTGTTGCTGAAGGTTCCCTGTTCTATCAGGAACTGCTGATTCCCAAAGAAGATCTGCATGATGTGTCAGCATTTCCGCTTTTGGAAAACGAGGCAGCGGTAACGATTGACGCTGATATTAAAACTTCTTACGCCAATTCAATTCTGCCGGGACATCAGATTGATCTGTATTTTCAAGGCTATGCAACACAGGCCGACGAATCCGAAAAGCGGGTGCTGTACGGACAGCTTGTTTCACAGGCGCGGGTGATTGCCGTTCGCGACAGCACCGGCAAAAATATTGACGCTCAGTCTGAGAAAGCGACAAGCGTTATCGTTGTCGCTCTATCCTATGAAGATGCCGATTTGGTGCAGCGGGCAAAGTTTTTCGGCACAGTCCTGCCGATGGTGACCTATGGCTCATTGAACCCTGAAAGTCAGTCCGAGGACTTCTATGACATTGTAAAAATGCGTGAACTGCTGTATCAGAAAACCATAGATGTCAGTCTGATTAAAGAGGAACCTAAAGATGAATGA
- a CDS encoding phage holin family protein, protein MEITEIITQFLMPLVLAACYAIGAALKYTERYPDKLIPATMLFIGAVLAPLATGDWSAQTIMTGAISGWASTGLNQTIKQLSSKE, encoded by the coding sequence ATGGAAATCACAGAAATCATTACTCAGTTTTTAATGCCGCTGGTGCTGGCCGCCTGCTATGCGATCGGTGCTGCTCTTAAGTATACAGAGCGTTACCCAGACAAGCTTATCCCGGCCACGATGCTGTTCATCGGCGCAGTGCTTGCGCCGCTAGCAACCGGTGACTGGTCAGCGCAGACCATCATGACTGGCGCGATCTCCGGCTGGGCATCAACCGGTCTTAATCAGACGATTAAGCAGCTATCAAGCAAGGAGTAA
- a CDS encoding DUF5411 family protein — protein MSQSIKIYGLIFLACICLLLFLDFDRKLIMEDSLFESVRTTQLSVLDDALNRGDLIVNQHLSINKNRVMRLWNEKIAENHSTLGQLEVRYVDIHENPAAIAVSVCESGKTAMKSEMTSQYDNVVIVERNEAAK, from the coding sequence ATGAGTCAATCCATCAAAATTTATGGGCTGATTTTCTTAGCCTGTATCTGTCTGTTATTATTTCTCGACTTTGACCGCAAGCTGATCATGGAAGATTCGTTGTTTGAAAGTGTACGGACAACGCAGCTGTCCGTGCTGGATGATGCACTTAATCGCGGCGATTTGATCGTCAATCAGCACCTGTCCATTAATAAAAACCGGGTTATGCGGTTATGGAATGAAAAGATTGCGGAAAATCACAGTACCCTTGGTCAGCTGGAAGTCCGGTATGTGGATATCCATGAGAATCCTGCTGCGATCGCAGTATCGGTTTGTGAATCAGGAAAAACGGCGATGAAATCAGAGATGACGTCGCAATATGACAACGTAGTTATTGTTGAAAGAAATGAGGCAGCAAAATGA
- a CDS encoding C40 family peptidase, which yields MDYTSPADLCRWAEQQLSRKTIYKLGGIGRYDSSSRRVFDCVGLIKCFLWHDYGPGNTSYYGKTAPDINADQMYSKATVKGPISTIPEIPGLLVWQPGHIGIYIGNGQVIEATAKRWGSIGGCVVKSQFINKSAAMYRGTWTHWLRCPFLMYPEEGSKMYLKPGYQSLAWQGQTIHVYKRRDDQDIGLLQLPGQVTKTIDKIDDDHIHYCKVNWPFFNNHPDTKEYGITYGRNQGFTRDDRPAQKEYHSLIITKDGRWLKGDFESWEYPKDEIKLGTMYAVCLLHEGKDETDISSACGNVKYTVTNTQTILMGNKDEVVFAVVSGKLNGVACRQFAKAYGMTECYLGDSGGSSQMIVDGAKKVYTGRPLTAALTFYKTEQPVPEPEPTPDPEPEPKPEVIETMVFECTKASTSKGYPMRKTAPSGEIAKYLKVGDRVKVVDIQNKGKNQYTSAAEPWCQTEDGLWFAFDKGYFK from the coding sequence ATGGACTACACATCACCTGCTGACCTCTGCCGGTGGGCGGAGCAGCAGCTCAGTCGTAAGACCATCTACAAGCTCGGCGGGATCGGGCGATATGACTCATCCAGTCGCCGGGTGTTTGATTGTGTGGGGCTGATCAAGTGCTTTTTATGGCATGACTACGGCCCAGGCAACACGAGCTACTATGGTAAAACAGCACCGGATATCAACGCAGATCAGATGTACTCCAAGGCAACGGTCAAGGGTCCGATCAGTACGATCCCGGAGATCCCAGGTCTGCTTGTTTGGCAGCCTGGGCACATTGGGATCTACATCGGCAACGGCCAGGTCATCGAGGCCACAGCTAAGCGATGGGGATCCATCGGCGGTTGCGTTGTCAAGTCACAATTTATCAACAAGTCTGCGGCAATGTACCGCGGAACATGGACACACTGGCTCAGGTGTCCTTTTTTAATGTATCCAGAGGAGGGATCTAAAATGTATTTAAAACCAGGATATCAAAGCCTTGCCTGGCAAGGTCAGACGATCCATGTTTACAAGCGCAGGGATGATCAGGATATTGGTCTGCTGCAACTACCAGGGCAAGTAACCAAAACGATTGATAAAATCGACGATGACCACATTCATTACTGCAAGGTTAACTGGCCGTTTTTTAACAATCATCCTGATACTAAAGAGTATGGTATCACTTATGGACGTAATCAGGGGTTTACTCGGGATGATCGACCAGCTCAAAAAGAATACCACAGCTTAATTATTACTAAAGATGGCCGATGGCTTAAGGGCGATTTTGAAAGCTGGGAATATCCAAAAGATGAGATCAAACTCGGCACTATGTATGCAGTTTGCTTACTGCATGAAGGGAAAGACGAAACGGACATTTCATCTGCCTGTGGAAACGTAAAATACACCGTTACGAATACTCAAACCATTCTAATGGGCAACAAAGATGAGGTTGTTTTTGCAGTTGTATCGGGTAAGCTCAACGGGGTTGCTTGCCGGCAGTTTGCCAAAGCGTATGGGATGACTGAGTGCTATCTGGGGGATAGTGGAGGCAGCTCTCAAATGATTGTTGACGGTGCTAAAAAGGTGTATACAGGCAGACCTTTAACAGCGGCGCTGACGTTTTACAAAACAGAGCAGCCGGTTCCTGAACCAGAACCAACGCCTGATCCTGAGCCAGAACCTAAGCCTGAGGTTATTGAAACGATGGTCTTTGAATGCACCAAAGCGAGCACATCTAAAGGATATCCAATGCGTAAGACAGCGCCGTCTGGAGAAATTGCTAAATATCTTAAAGTTGGAGATCGGGTCAAAGTAGTGGATATCCAAAATAAAGGCAAAAACCAATATACGTCGGCCGCTGAACCGTGGTGTCAGACAGAGGATGGATTATGGTTTGCATTTGACAAAGGTTATTTTAAGTAG